A genomic stretch from Hydrogenimonas urashimensis includes:
- a CDS encoding TolC family protein translates to MKTWLLLSIGLVSLMAQDYRTFEKEVLEKAPQIEALRLETDVAKLQGQKRLLYGNPSLEIEGSRFDADEGGSDNGWRAAIAQPLRVLGLGSDLQAYADALENIAKTGLKQGIAGLKVSLRTRYSDYVLAVRQKALIQEAIALARRLETIAKTRYEEGGGTKARLMQATLERMEAESKLLEQERRIQARYYALLAAAQTVEKPEIEVAFLYPISRSTVNATPSNPALERIEAEAKRFDAEAKIEDRSIKTWQIFTEYDKEPDQSIARLGVGVDLPLFNRNTQSRQIASIRARQKKLEAVRLRRTQRQQIASLQRQLTTLTKRYEALRNQLKKQETLLALFTEGYRTDQISLLDLIQTQKGLIATKTRMLQTEYLANLYHIQIDYLQGRLK, encoded by the coding sequence ATGAAAACGTGGTTACTTTTATCCATAGGTCTGGTGTCACTTATGGCACAGGATTACCGAACCTTCGAAAAAGAGGTGCTCGAAAAGGCCCCGCAAATCGAAGCGCTTCGCCTCGAAACGGATGTCGCGAAACTGCAAGGCCAAAAGCGTCTGCTCTATGGCAACCCTTCCCTGGAAATCGAAGGGAGCCGTTTCGACGCCGATGAGGGCGGCAGCGACAACGGTTGGCGGGCGGCGATCGCCCAACCCCTTCGGGTGTTGGGGCTTGGAAGCGACCTGCAAGCCTACGCCGACGCGTTGGAAAATATCGCCAAAACCGGTCTGAAACAGGGAATCGCCGGCTTGAAAGTATCGCTTCGTACCCGCTACAGCGACTATGTGTTGGCGGTGCGCCAAAAAGCGCTGATTCAAGAGGCGATCGCCCTGGCCAGGCGGTTGGAGACAATCGCCAAAACCCGTTACGAAGAAGGGGGCGGAACGAAAGCGCGCCTGATGCAGGCGACTCTCGAGCGAATGGAGGCGGAGTCGAAACTTCTGGAGCAGGAGCGTCGCATCCAGGCACGTTACTACGCCCTGCTGGCGGCGGCGCAGACCGTAGAGAAGCCCGAAATCGAAGTCGCTTTTCTCTATCCGATCTCCCGTTCCACGGTGAATGCGACCCCTTCCAACCCTGCGCTCGAGCGCATAGAAGCGGAGGCGAAACGGTTCGATGCGGAGGCGAAGATCGAAGATCGAAGCATAAAAACGTGGCAGATCTTCACCGAATACGATAAAGAGCCCGACCAATCGATCGCGCGTCTGGGAGTTGGCGTCGATCTGCCCCTGTTTAACCGTAATACCCAATCCCGTCAAATCGCGTCGATCCGCGCCCGCCAGAAAAAGCTGGAAGCGGTGCGGTTGCGGCGCACCCAGCGTCAACAAATCGCCTCGCTGCAACGACAGCTTACGACATTGACGAAACGTTACGAAGCGTTACGAAATCAGTTGAAAAAGCAAGAAACCCTGCTGGCTCTCTTTACCGAAGGGTACCGAACGGATCAGATCTCTCTGCTCGATCTGATCCAGACCCAAAAGGGCCTGATTGCAACCAAAACCCGGATGCTCCAAACCGAGTATCTGGCCAATCTCTACCACATCCAAATCGACTATCTGCAAGGAAGACTGAAATGA
- a CDS encoding SO_0444 family Cu/Zn efflux transporter, with protein sequence MEILWQFGTALWELTGAMAPYILFGLFFAGVLHELVPGDFIQKHLGHDNVLSVLKATIFGIPLPVCSCGVIPLAAALRKEGASRGAVLSFLISTPITGIDSILATFGMFGWLFTLYRIISSIVIAFAAGVLSNLFTMEEVSQKSEKNLSGMTPVFQTGVSSAGNRPMMFSAQTRQMSKTEGGCDCNGSCKSTPTVKFSLHNALRYGFVTLLGDIAKPLLWGLLIGAAITVAIPEDIGAWLSNYTWLGYLIVIAIAVPMYVCATASLPIAASLVLGGVSLGAAFVFLSAGPATNTVTMGVVKKMLGNRALSIYTSTIVAGSILFGLTIDWFFGSMQIDPRSVVHISEKMGIVAIASSILLWGLILWFIVKPWIVNKPECEGESCCGS encoded by the coding sequence ATGGAAATTTTGTGGCAATTCGGTACGGCTCTTTGGGAGCTGACAGGGGCGATGGCGCCCTATATTCTGTTCGGGCTCTTTTTTGCGGGCGTCCTGCATGAATTGGTCCCGGGCGATTTCATTCAGAAACATCTGGGGCACGACAATGTTCTCTCCGTTTTGAAGGCCACGATTTTCGGGATTCCACTCCCAGTCTGCTCCTGTGGGGTGATACCGCTTGCAGCGGCATTGAGAAAAGAGGGTGCCAGCCGTGGAGCGGTACTCAGTTTTCTCATATCGACTCCCATTACAGGCATCGATTCCATTCTGGCGACATTTGGAATGTTCGGATGGCTCTTCACCCTCTACCGCATCATCAGTTCCATCGTCATCGCTTTTGCGGCCGGGGTTTTAAGCAATCTCTTCACAATGGAGGAAGTATCCCAAAAGAGCGAAAAAAATCTCTCGGGCATGACACCTGTTTTTCAAACCGGCGTATCCTCTGCGGGCAACCGGCCGATGATGTTTTCGGCCCAAACACGACAGATGAGTAAAACGGAAGGCGGCTGCGACTGCAATGGCTCATGCAAAAGTACGCCAACGGTAAAATTTTCTCTCCATAACGCGCTTCGATACGGTTTCGTAACCCTGCTGGGAGATATCGCCAAACCGCTGCTGTGGGGGCTTTTGATCGGTGCGGCAATCACGGTGGCGATTCCCGAAGATATCGGCGCATGGCTTTCGAACTATACATGGCTCGGATACCTAATCGTCATCGCTATCGCGGTCCCGATGTACGTCTGTGCCACGGCGAGTCTGCCTATTGCGGCCTCGTTGGTTCTTGGCGGTGTGAGTCTGGGGGCCGCTTTCGTCTTTCTAAGCGCCGGTCCCGCCACCAATACCGTTACAATGGGTGTGGTCAAAAAGATGCTGGGAAACCGGGCGCTGTCTATTTATACATCTACCATCGTCGCGGGTTCGATTCTGTTCGGCCTCACCATCGACTGGTTTTTCGGCTCGATGCAGATCGATCCCCGTTCCGTCGTGCATATAAGCGAAAAGATGGGAATCGTCGCCATCGCTTCATCCATCCTGCTGTGGGGATTGATTCTCTGGTTCATCGTCAAACCGTGGATTGTTAACAAACCTGAATGTGAAGGGGAAAGCTGTTGTGGTTCATGA
- a CDS encoding efflux RND transporter permease subunit: protein MKEFFKLLIRYKFLVIALFVAIAGFGYQAYRAIPVDAFPDITPKQVVIYTESPGNSAQDIEKLITYPIESAMAGLPGVKMILSNSIFGLSYVSIFFEDEYDIYFLRQLVTERLGSVEIPEGWGKPVMGPNTTGLGQVFWYRLAVDGKSYDLTQLRALQEYVVAPMLKAVDGVEEVIGWGGFTKQYDVLIDPKRLQALDVTYDEIVDALQRSNRNAGGQYLEMNREQYLIRGDGFYKSLDDIRNSVVKTKEGRAVTLGDVAKVQPGKAPRFGAVTVDGKEAMFGMVLQRSATNAARVVERIKAKLSLVDAALPEGVHIEAIYDRTEITHKAVSTMTGALMTGAVLVAIVLFLFLFELRSAFIVILSLPLSLLIAFLLMKYYGISANLMSLSGLAIAIGMIVDGTIVVVENAFRLLHDKPKDSKLQIIAEATAGVAKPVIFALLIIAAVFIPLLSLGGLAGKLYTPMAIDIVFVMLGSLAVAMLLVPVLAYLFLKPAKSGVSPLMRAIKVIYTPVLSFCLRHAKSVTLLAAILFLVSAMLLSRQGREFMPELNEESIMYRVIAIPGTALGQSVALSKEIENYLLKSYPKEVKSVLAMIGRSEKGETAQGNYMEILLTLSPHIGDLPGLAKRMTEDLQHRFSFVQFVPTQPIAMRIEELLEGVKAELAVKIFGEDQKVMDGIATQIQRVLQSIDGLERTEVETQLGQAQITIRPDFLALSRYGIGVDEVIQVIRHGIGEEPVTEKIEGVRRFGVVPKIDGAKENIDAIGEILLRSKDGKMVPLKTLCDITVKQGPSFIKRENLSRYMVISFEVEGRDIASFVQEADAKIKKEVAIPKGYYIRWAGDFKNMQEATQKLMVIVPVTFVVILLLLYTAFNSFKKSLLILLGVPLGLIGGIAALVMSGQYLSVSAIVGFIAIFAIAILNGIVLVSFIDELRGRFPDVRLEDLLKEAASLRLRPVLMTAFTTLFGILPLLWATGVGSEIQYPLAVVVTGGIISSTILTLLVLPALYLLFYREKSR, encoded by the coding sequence ATGAAAGAGTTTTTCAAACTCCTGATACGGTATAAATTTCTCGTCATCGCCCTCTTCGTGGCGATCGCGGGGTTCGGGTACCAGGCGTACCGGGCGATTCCGGTGGACGCCTTTCCCGACATCACCCCCAAACAGGTGGTGATCTACACCGAAAGTCCGGGCAATTCCGCCCAGGATATCGAAAAGTTGATCACCTATCCCATCGAGTCCGCGATGGCGGGCCTGCCCGGGGTGAAGATGATTTTGAGCAACTCCATCTTCGGGCTCTCCTACGTGTCGATCTTTTTCGAAGATGAATACGACATCTACTTTCTGCGCCAACTCGTCACCGAGCGCCTGGGCAGTGTGGAGATCCCCGAAGGGTGGGGCAAGCCGGTCATGGGACCCAATACAACGGGCCTGGGACAGGTCTTCTGGTACCGGTTGGCCGTCGATGGAAAATCTTACGACTTGACGCAGCTTCGCGCCCTGCAGGAGTATGTGGTGGCCCCCATGCTCAAGGCGGTCGACGGGGTCGAAGAGGTGATCGGCTGGGGCGGCTTCACCAAGCAGTACGACGTGCTGATCGACCCCAAACGGCTCCAGGCACTCGACGTCACCTACGATGAGATTGTCGATGCCCTGCAGCGCAGCAACCGGAATGCCGGAGGGCAATATCTGGAGATGAACCGCGAACAGTATCTGATTCGCGGAGACGGCTTCTATAAAAGCCTCGACGATATTCGCAACAGTGTCGTCAAGACCAAAGAGGGGCGCGCCGTCACCCTCGGTGACGTGGCGAAGGTGCAGCCCGGCAAAGCTCCCCGTTTCGGGGCTGTGACCGTCGATGGGAAAGAGGCGATGTTCGGGATGGTGCTGCAGCGCAGCGCCACCAACGCCGCAAGGGTGGTCGAGCGCATCAAAGCGAAGCTTTCCCTCGTCGACGCCGCCCTGCCGGAAGGGGTGCACATCGAAGCGATCTACGACCGCACCGAGATCACCCACAAAGCGGTGAGCACGATGACCGGCGCGCTCATGACAGGGGCGGTGCTGGTGGCGATCGTCCTCTTTCTTTTTCTCTTCGAGCTTCGCAGCGCCTTCATCGTCATCCTCTCGCTGCCGCTGTCGTTGCTGATCGCCTTTTTACTGATGAAGTATTACGGTATCAGCGCCAACCTGATGAGCCTTTCGGGTCTGGCCATCGCCATCGGGATGATCGTCGACGGCACCATCGTCGTGGTCGAAAACGCCTTTCGACTGTTGCATGACAAGCCGAAGGATTCGAAACTGCAGATCATCGCCGAAGCGACGGCGGGGGTGGCCAAGCCGGTCATCTTCGCCCTGCTCATCATCGCGGCGGTCTTCATTCCGCTATTGAGCCTTGGCGGATTGGCGGGCAAACTCTACACGCCGATGGCCATCGACATCGTCTTCGTGATGCTGGGGTCGCTGGCGGTGGCGATGCTGCTGGTGCCGGTGCTGGCCTACCTCTTCCTCAAACCCGCCAAAAGCGGTGTCAGCCCCCTGATGCGCGCGATCAAAGTGATCTACACGCCGGTGCTCTCCTTTTGCCTGCGCCACGCCAAATCGGTCACACTGCTGGCGGCGATCCTTTTTCTCGTCAGTGCCATGCTGCTCAGCCGCCAGGGGCGGGAATTCATGCCCGAACTCAACGAAGAGTCGATCATGTACCGCGTCATCGCGATTCCGGGCACGGCACTGGGGCAGAGCGTGGCCCTTTCCAAGGAGATCGAGAACTATCTGCTCAAAAGCTACCCCAAAGAGGTTAAAAGCGTCCTGGCGATGATCGGCCGAAGCGAAAAGGGCGAAACCGCCCAGGGCAACTATATGGAGATTTTGCTGACCCTTTCACCCCATATCGGCGATCTGCCGGGGTTGGCGAAGCGGATGACGGAAGATCTGCAACATCGTTTCAGCTTTGTTCAGTTCGTGCCCACCCAGCCCATCGCCATGCGGATTGAAGAGCTGCTGGAGGGGGTCAAGGCGGAGTTGGCGGTGAAGATTTTCGGGGAAGATCAGAAGGTGATGGACGGCATCGCCACGCAGATTCAAAGGGTGCTTCAATCCATCGACGGGTTGGAGCGTACGGAGGTCGAAACCCAGTTGGGACAGGCGCAGATTACCATCCGTCCCGACTTCCTCGCCCTCTCGCGTTACGGCATCGGTGTGGACGAGGTGATTCAGGTGATCCGCCACGGCATCGGAGAGGAGCCGGTAACCGAAAAGATCGAAGGGGTGCGCCGCTTCGGGGTCGTGCCCAAAATCGATGGGGCCAAAGAGAACATCGACGCCATCGGCGAAATCCTGCTTCGTAGCAAGGACGGCAAAATGGTGCCGCTCAAAACGCTTTGCGACATTACGGTCAAGCAGGGGCCCTCCTTCATCAAACGCGAAAATCTGAGCCGTTATATGGTCATCTCCTTCGAAGTGGAAGGCCGTGACATCGCCTCTTTCGTCCAGGAGGCCGACGCAAAGATTAAAAAGGAAGTGGCCATCCCCAAAGGGTACTACATCCGCTGGGCGGGGGATTTCAAAAACATGCAGGAGGCGACGCAGAAACTGATGGTCATCGTCCCCGTCACCTTCGTGGTGATTCTTCTGCTGCTCTATACCGCCTTCAATTCGTTCAAAAAGTCGCTTCTGATTCTGCTGGGTGTGCCGTTGGGGCTCATCGGCGGTATCGCGGCGCTGGTCATGAGCGGCCAGTATCTTAGCGTTTCGGCGATCGTGGGATTCATCGCCATCTTCGCCATCGCGATCCTCAACGGCATCGTGCTGGTCAGCTTCATCGACGAATTGCGCGGGAGATTTCCCGACGTCCGCCTGGAAGATCTGCTCAAAGAGGCGGCCAGCCTTCGTCTGCGTCCGGTGCTGATGACCGCCTTTACGACGCTGTTTGGCATTCTGCCGCTGCTTTGGGCCACGGGGGTCGGCAGCGAAATCCAATACCCCCTGGCGGTCGTGGTCACCGGCGGCATTATCAGCTCCACGATCCTCACACTGCTGGTGCTGCCGGCACTCTATCTGCTCTTTTACAGAGAAAAAAGCCGATAA
- a CDS encoding efflux RND transporter periplasmic adaptor subunit, which translates to MKKMISILLVSLISLYAHEIETDVAVEKTVGKTVRTNAKVVQLSNQRQTIVARVAGHLEKYFVQPGAEVKRGDAVAKIKSLALSKMTARYLALETKRRSAGERLESTRRLYAKGLASRQDLNREAMALASIDAELDTLKSQLTSLGIDAGRLEKPTDTLIVRAHMSGRIETLHLPLHANFDAETPIVSLVQKSGYYAIAYLDVEAALHAPKKVEGVFSLGDERFDCRYLTLMPSVDEETQRAQMLFAIESGSKPLLLNAYGQMQLQLPPFLRRIVVKRTALTMLEGEWVVFVPVKEEKEAHTDHAEEAHEHEVHETLPYEARVVKVLGSFGDEVAVEGIEAGESYVSDGVWFIKSMLLKEAVGEHGH; encoded by the coding sequence ATGAAAAAGATGATCTCCATCCTATTGGTATCGTTGATAAGCCTTTATGCCCACGAGATCGAAACCGATGTCGCGGTCGAAAAAACGGTGGGCAAGACGGTGCGTACCAACGCCAAAGTGGTGCAACTGAGCAACCAACGCCAGACGATCGTTGCCAGAGTCGCCGGCCATCTGGAAAAGTATTTCGTCCAGCCCGGCGCCGAGGTGAAACGGGGTGACGCGGTGGCGAAAATCAAATCGCTGGCACTCTCCAAAATGACCGCCCGCTATCTGGCGCTTGAAACCAAGCGCCGTTCGGCCGGGGAGCGTCTGGAATCTACCAGAAGGCTCTACGCCAAAGGACTCGCCTCCAGACAGGATCTCAACCGTGAAGCGATGGCGCTCGCCTCTATCGACGCCGAGCTCGATACCTTGAAAAGCCAGCTCACTTCGCTTGGCATCGATGCCGGGCGGCTCGAAAAACCGACCGACACCTTGATCGTCCGCGCCCACATGAGCGGGCGTATCGAAACGCTCCATCTGCCGCTGCATGCCAATTTCGATGCCGAAACCCCCATCGTCTCCCTGGTGCAAAAGAGCGGCTACTACGCCATCGCCTACCTCGATGTCGAAGCGGCGCTGCACGCACCCAAAAAGGTGGAAGGGGTTTTCAGTCTTGGCGACGAAAGGTTCGACTGCCGTTATCTGACGTTGATGCCGAGCGTCGATGAAGAGACCCAGCGGGCACAGATGCTTTTCGCCATCGAAAGCGGCTCCAAACCCCTGCTGCTGAATGCCTATGGGCAGATGCAACTGCAGCTGCCCCCTTTCTTGCGCCGCATCGTCGTCAAACGGACGGCACTCACGATGCTGGAGGGCGAATGGGTTGTCTTCGTTCCCGTCAAAGAAGAGAAGGAGGCGCACACCGATCATGCCGAAGAGGCGCATGAACACGAAGTTCACGAAACGCTTCCCTACGAAGCCCGCGTCGTGAAGGTGCTGGGAAGCTTCGGCGACGAAGTGGCCGTCGAGGGCATCGAAGCGGGAGAGAGCTACGTCAGCGACGGCGTCTGGTTTATTAAGTCGATGCTGCTCAAAGAGGCCGTCGGCGAACATGGGCACTGA
- a CDS encoding DUF4395 domain-containing protein: MASCPISNERVNERVARIVGGLVFVAALSFMFHPSLPWLVLLVVDFSARSFYRPYSLFAQMALPVAKRLGAPQIVDAAPKIFAARIGLAMAATAMALYLAGYLSAAAAIMAIMLICAFFEAAFGYCVGCKFYTIYRKLAG, translated from the coding sequence ATGGCAAGTTGTCCCATATCCAACGAGCGCGTCAACGAAAGAGTCGCCCGCATTGTCGGAGGGCTGGTTTTCGTGGCAGCATTGAGCTTCATGTTCCATCCTTCATTGCCATGGTTGGTACTTTTGGTTGTCGATTTTTCGGCTCGCTCTTTTTACAGGCCCTACAGCCTCTTCGCCCAAATGGCACTGCCGGTCGCCAAGCGACTTGGTGCACCGCAAATCGTCGATGCGGCACCGAAAATTTTTGCCGCTCGCATCGGCCTGGCCATGGCTGCCACGGCAATGGCACTGTATCTTGCAGGTTACCTTTCTGCAGCGGCGGCAATCATGGCTATCATGCTCATATGCGCCTTTTTCGAAGCGGCGTTTGGCTACTGCGTGGGATGCAAATTCTACACCATCTATAGAAAACTGGCAGGATGA
- a CDS encoding efflux RND transporter permease subunit: MIEKIIDFSVKNAFLILMATLFAVGASIWAVRHTPLDALPDLSPPQVIVEVKWKGQSPNIIEEQATYPLVSKFLSIADIETVRGFSTYENALIYIIFKEGTDLYWGRSRVLEQLAAIQSALPQGVEVYLGPDASGVGWVYEYALVSKTKNLAQLRTLQDYTLKYALMGVDGVSDVASVGGFVPTWQVTVDNDALVSHNLSIADVTRAIRANNNDTGGRIVIQNGYEWMVQARGYLKNAEDIRKLVVAQHVGVPVTIADIGRVEVLPAPRRGVADLNGQGEVVGGIVMVRYGEDAYRVIQNVKKRLEEIRPEGVEIVETYDRSSLIEKALETLKSTLVEESLIVIAVIALFLVHLRSSLIVLIVLPLTVGLTFLLMKLFGIGSNIMSLGGIAIAIGAMVDASIVMIENAHKAIHKIEAQKGSITPAERKAAILSAAKTVGRPIFFALALVVVSFLPIFALLGQEGLLFSPLAFTKTFAMTVGAVLAVTLVPVLMVWFVRGKIPSENKNPINRFFIWLYHPLLTFGMKLKYLVILAALMLLVWMVPVYEKLKWEFMPPLNEQTLMYMPVTPYGISVDLSKQITQKTDKIIKSFPEVQTVFGKGGRADTATDPAPLGMLETIITFKPKEQWREGMTFDKLRQELEDALQIPGLVNSWTYPIRGRIDMLLSGIRTPLGIKLYGDDIKTLQHIGQTIETKLRSLDTTMSVFADQSDAGYFIDIDIDEAAIARYGISKEEVLAYTQSAIGGKRVSTMIHGLERYPIAVRFEEEDRRDLEVIRNIQIKTPLGFVPLGHLAKVYYQESASVIKTEMAKPVTFIYITPKEGISAAEYQRQAQKALRGLKLPVGYYYEWAGQSEYLQSAMERIKWIAPTVLLVILVLIYFALKKVVPTLIVFFTLPFAMLGGLLYIDWLNFNMSVAVIVGFLALLGVAAETAIVMIVYLQESVEERLARDGELTRQTLKAAIFEGAVQRVRPKLMTVFAILAGLLPIMYHHGVGSEVMQRIAAPMIGGIVSSAVLSLLIIPILYQMYAKRKIEESL; encoded by the coding sequence ATGATTGAAAAAATTATCGATTTTAGCGTTAAAAACGCCTTTTTGATCCTGATGGCGACCCTTTTCGCCGTCGGCGCCTCGATCTGGGCGGTGCGCCATACGCCGCTGGATGCCCTACCCGACCTTTCGCCGCCCCAGGTGATCGTCGAAGTGAAGTGGAAGGGCCAGAGCCCCAACATCATCGAGGAGCAGGCCACCTATCCGCTGGTGAGCAAATTTCTCTCCATCGCCGACATCGAGACGGTGCGCGGCTTTTCGACCTACGAAAACGCCCTCATCTACATTATCTTCAAAGAGGGCACCGACCTCTACTGGGGACGCAGCCGGGTGCTGGAACAGTTGGCGGCGATTCAGAGTGCTTTGCCGCAGGGGGTCGAAGTCTATTTGGGGCCCGATGCTTCCGGTGTGGGATGGGTCTACGAATATGCGCTGGTTTCGAAGACGAAAAACTTGGCCCAGCTGCGCACTTTGCAGGACTACACCCTCAAATACGCCCTGATGGGTGTCGACGGTGTCAGCGACGTCGCCAGCGTCGGCGGTTTCGTACCGACCTGGCAGGTGACGGTCGACAACGACGCGCTGGTTTCTCACAACCTCTCCATCGCCGACGTTACCCGCGCCATCCGGGCCAACAACAACGACACCGGCGGGCGTATCGTCATCCAGAACGGCTACGAATGGATGGTGCAGGCAAGAGGGTATCTCAAAAACGCGGAGGATATCCGAAAACTGGTGGTGGCGCAGCATGTCGGTGTACCGGTGACCATCGCAGATATCGGCCGGGTGGAGGTGCTGCCGGCCCCCCGTCGTGGCGTGGCCGATCTCAACGGCCAGGGCGAAGTGGTGGGCGGTATCGTCATGGTCAGATATGGCGAAGACGCCTACCGCGTCATCCAGAATGTCAAAAAGCGGCTCGAAGAGATCCGCCCGGAGGGGGTGGAGATCGTCGAAACGTACGACCGAAGCAGCCTCATCGAAAAGGCGCTCGAGACCCTCAAAAGCACGCTGGTCGAGGAGAGCCTCATCGTCATCGCCGTGATCGCGCTCTTTCTGGTGCACCTGCGCAGTTCACTCATCGTCCTGATCGTCCTTCCGCTGACGGTGGGGCTGACTTTTTTGTTGATGAAACTTTTCGGCATCGGTAGCAACATCATGAGCCTGGGCGGTATCGCCATCGCCATCGGCGCCATGGTCGACGCCAGCATCGTGATGATCGAAAACGCTCACAAGGCGATTCACAAAATCGAAGCGCAAAAAGGATCCATCACACCGGCGGAACGAAAAGCCGCCATCCTCTCCGCCGCCAAAACCGTAGGACGCCCTATCTTCTTCGCCCTGGCGCTGGTAGTGGTCTCCTTTCTGCCCATCTTCGCGCTCTTGGGGCAGGAGGGGCTGCTCTTTTCGCCGCTGGCTTTCACGAAAACCTTCGCGATGACGGTAGGGGCGGTGCTGGCGGTGACACTGGTGCCGGTGCTGATGGTCTGGTTCGTCCGCGGGAAGATTCCCAGCGAAAACAAAAACCCGATCAACCGCTTTTTCATCTGGCTCTACCATCCGCTGCTGACGTTTGGCATGAAACTCAAATACCTCGTCATCCTCGCCGCCCTCATGCTGCTGGTCTGGATGGTGCCCGTCTATGAAAAACTCAAATGGGAGTTCATGCCGCCGCTGAACGAACAGACGTTGATGTACATGCCCGTCACTCCCTATGGCATCAGCGTCGACTTGAGCAAGCAGATCACCCAGAAAACCGACAAGATCATCAAGAGCTTCCCGGAAGTTCAGACGGTCTTCGGCAAAGGGGGACGTGCCGACACCGCCACCGACCCAGCACCCTTGGGGATGCTGGAGACCATCATCACCTTCAAGCCAAAAGAGCAGTGGCGCGAAGGAATGACCTTCGACAAATTGCGCCAGGAACTCGAAGATGCGCTGCAAATCCCCGGCCTCGTCAACTCCTGGACCTATCCGATCCGAGGACGTATAGATATGCTGCTCAGCGGTATCCGCACGCCGCTTGGCATCAAGCTCTATGGTGATGATATTAAAACATTGCAACACATCGGCCAGACGATCGAAACAAAACTGCGAAGCCTGGATACCACGATGTCCGTCTTCGCCGACCAGTCGGACGCGGGCTATTTCATCGACATCGACATCGACGAGGCGGCGATCGCGAGGTATGGCATCTCCAAAGAGGAGGTCCTTGCCTACACCCAAAGCGCCATCGGGGGTAAGCGCGTTTCGACGATGATCCACGGACTGGAGCGCTATCCCATCGCCGTGCGTTTCGAAGAGGAAGACCGCCGCGACTTGGAGGTAATACGGAACATCCAGATCAAAACACCGTTAGGCTTCGTCCCCCTAGGCCACCTGGCGAAGGTGTACTACCAGGAGAGCGCCTCGGTCATCAAGACCGAAATGGCCAAACCGGTCACCTTCATCTACATCACCCCCAAAGAGGGCATCAGCGCCGCCGAATACCAACGACAGGCGCAAAAAGCGCTTAGAGGTCTGAAGCTGCCGGTGGGCTACTACTACGAATGGGCGGGGCAGTCGGAGTACCTCCAGAGCGCGATGGAGCGGATCAAGTGGATCGCCCCGACGGTGCTGCTGGTGATTCTGGTGCTCATCTATTTCGCGCTCAAGAAGGTGGTGCCGACGCTGATCGTCTTTTTCACCCTGCCGTTTGCGATGCTGGGCGGCCTGCTCTACATCGATTGGCTGAACTTCAACATGAGTGTCGCCGTCATCGTCGGTTTCCTGGCACTACTGGGCGTTGCGGCGGAGACGGCGATCGTCATGATCGTCTACCTGCAGGAAAGCGTGGAAGAACGGTTGGCACGCGACGGCGAACTGACCCGGCAAACCCTCAAAGCGGCGATCTTCGAAGGCGCGGTGCAGCGGGTGCGACCCAAACTGATGACGGTCTTCGCCATCCTCGCGGGCCTGCTTCCCATCATGTACCACCACGGTGTGGGCAGCGAAGTGATGCAGCGCATCGCCGCCCCGATGATCGGCGGTATCGTCAGCTCGGCGGTGCTGAGTCTGCTGATCATCCCGATTCTCTATCAGATGTATGCAAAGAGGAAGATAGAAGAAAGTTTATAG
- a CDS encoding PepSY domain-containing protein, with protein sequence MANRFIVLTTLLCMESATLCIAEGNITPQEHNRFHNSNFRPTIRLQKARAMQDLAAIDKNEAKTIARRACPGSSIEKIALRHQNNLLYWQATTTSCRLKIDAVNGTILEKERK encoded by the coding sequence ATGGCAAACAGATTCATTGTATTGACAACTCTCCTCTGCATGGAGTCTGCAACACTCTGTATAGCTGAAGGCAACATCACACCGCAAGAACACAACCGCTTCCACAACAGCAACTTTCGTCCCACCATCCGTCTGCAAAAAGCGCGTGCCATGCAAGATCTGGCGGCTATCGACAAAAACGAGGCCAAAACGATCGCACGGAGGGCATGTCCCGGCTCCTCCATAGAGAAGATCGCATTGCGTCATCAAAACAATCTGCTTTACTGGCAGGCGACGACCACCTCGTGCCGGTTGAAAATCGATGCCGTGAACGGCACGATCCTTGAAAAGGAGCGAAAATGA